The Microcystis panniformis FACHB-1757 region GTACCACTTGGGTATTTTTAGGTTTATTAGGAGGTCGAGAAATTTCTCTGACTTTAACCAGAGAAACCCCTAATTTAGCCGCCACGGGTAAATTGGTTTTAGGGGATGCCTTGAAAGCTTTTATCGGTATGATTGTTAGTGTTGCTATCGCTCTTGCTTTACCTCTAATCGCTCAAAAACTTAACTATCTATAGGAAATTATAAATTATAAATTATGAATTATAAATTATAAATTATGAATTATGAATTATGAATTGGGAAGCTTTTTTTAGTAATCAGTAATCAGTAAACAGTTAACCGAAAACTGATAACTGATAACTGATAACTGATAACTGATATTAGTGGTTGTACCGCATAAGATTAAGAAAAGGTCTATTGTCAAAACTTAAGAATAACAAGATTGGGGAGATAGGCGATCGATTGACGACCCGGAGTGATAAAGTTTTCTATTACTGATAATCTCGAAATTATCGTTCAACCAGATTAAAGATGCTTCTGTGACTAGACCTTCTTCAAGAGTGACTAGGGAAAAATTGCGAGATTTACCCCTATCAGAGTGGAGAATGCGAGGGACACTAGCAGCATTCAGATAAACAGTTCCCATCTCGGAAGTGACCACGGGATTGCGTAAACGGGAAGTAGTATGACGGAGACGGTGGTGCATATGACCGAAACTGACGAGAGGAACCTGTTTTCCTAATAGCTGTGCTTGTTCGATGGCCGCTGCTAAATCTGGGTCCCCGTGGTCCCCTCCCAAGGGTTGCCAATCGCGACCACAGATAGCTTCCGCTTCCTTTCCCAGTCCGGCTGGACCATTGTGACCTAAAAAAATCAGGTTATTATAGGCAGTATCTTGAATATTAGCGATAATTTTGGCAGTAGATTCGGCAAAACTGCTGATATTATAGCGTTCTTGAAAAAATTCTCCATTTTTCCACTCGGAACCTCCCCAAGTAAAGGGACGACCCCCAACAATCGAAAGCTGTAAACTGGGCAGGTCTAGTTTTGAGTAACCCACATGAGCAACCCCTAATAATTCTAACTGGGCGGTGACACGATCTTCTTGATTGCGATCGTAGGGACATTTTTTTCGTCCCCAGGAGGTGGCACTATACCAAGCGTCATGATTACCGAGAATAACGGCTTTTGGTAAGGACAAACTAGCAATCCGGCCGACAATTTCTAGGGATTCATTGCCAAAATCCCCCACAAATAGGGCTAAATCCACTTGTAAAGCTTCTAGAGCTAAATTATCTTCTATTTCCCATTGGTCGTGAACGTCACCGATGACGGCGATTTTATAGGTGCGAGGGAAAGAACTTACCATTACCAGTTATCAACTATCATTTACCAATAATGATCATAACTAGGATTGGCTGAAAAAGTACGGGCGAAGCATTCGGTTAGAAAATCTCCGGTTTCAGCGATAGGTTATTGCCCGAATGCTTCGCCCCTACAGGACGCGGGCCGATGAAGACGCAAGGTTTTGAACCACGATTCTCTCAAAATCTTGCATCTGTGGGAGCGAAACAGAACCCTAAAACCCTTACCTCGTCTATATTTCACATTTATTCAGCAAACCCTAACTAGGATTGGTAGTCGAAAACCGTGGGCAAGAAAGAGAGATTTTTTCTCAAATTACCAATGAAAAGGTAAAGATTTAAAACAAAGTTATCCACAGTCATCGGTTTGTTTGTAAATTTAGATACAGAATTATCAGGGTGATCTGTGTATGTCCTTACTACAATCTCGCACTACTGCTGTTGTTACCTGTCCCCAAGCAAATACATGGGTACGACTAAGAATGCTTCCCTCTCCATACAGCTTTGATGAAGCGCTACTACTCTGTGAACAGGATCAGGGCCGTTGGGTGGCATGGATCCCCGATTTTGGCGAAATTATCTTGATTGAAGGACAATTTGAGGCATAAACTAACTCTTGCTTACAATTAAAGCAGATAAACAGCGATCGATCACTTGTTTTAATACTAGAGCAGTCCAATCAATATCGGCTGCGCTGGTGTCCCTTCCCAGGGTTAAACGAATTCCCGCTAATGCTTCTCGATCGCTGTAGCCCATAGCTTTTAAAATTGGACTGGGGGAAAGTTTGCCACTATGACAGGCGGCTCCAGAACTAATACCGATTCCTGCTAAATTAAGCTGACGAACTAGCTGTTTTCCCGTGATGTGACTGTTATCGTCTGGACGGACAATAAAGCTGACGTGGTGGGGTAAACGATAGAATCGGTCTCCCGTGGGTAGCAGATAAGGATAATCAGCTAAGAGGTCAAATAATCGATCTCGCAAGGCCATTAAACGCATTTTTTCGCTAATTAAGTCTTTTTGGGCTAATTCGGCCGCTAAACCAAAAGATGCGATCGCTGGCACAGATTGGGTTCCCGATCGCAGACCTTTTTCCTGACCACCGCCCCGCAGTAATGGTAAAATATCGACACCCGCTCTGATGTATAAAGCTCCCGATCCTTGCATTCCATAAATTTTATGGCTAGAAAGAGATAATAAATCTACGGGCAGTTTCCGCACATCAATATCGCATCTTGCCGCCACCTGCACCGCATCGGTGTGAAAAAGAACACCCCTTTCTCTGGCAATGCTGCCCAATTCTTCAATCGGTTGTAGGGTTCCCACCTCACTTTGTCCGTAAATAATGGAAATTAAGACCGTATCGCTTTGAATTGCGGCTTTTAGGTCTAAAGGATTCACCCTACCTTGACGATTGACGGGAAGACGAGTAATTTGCCAACCTTGCTGCTCTAATTGTTTACAGGGTTCAGCGATCGCCGAATGTTCCACACTAGAAATAATTATATGACGGGGGCGGTTATACTGTTGAGCAACCCCGATAATCGCTAAATTATCGGCTTCTGTGCCGCCAGAAGTGAAGATAATCTGGTCTGGATTGGCATTAATTAACCCTGCTACCTGTTCTCTAGCCATTTCGATGACTGTCGCCGTATCCTGTCCCCAACTGTGTAAACTGGAGGGATTACCCCAATGATGCCGCAGAATAGTGGCAACCCGATCGATTACTTGGGGATGAGTGGGGGTAGTGGCACTATAGTCAAGATAAATTTGCATTATTTTACAATCTGAGAAATGAGAGCCAAGGACAAGCAGCTATTTTCAGTTTAGCGGCTTAGGTTTAACACTCGATCGATTGTCGGGGCAGTTAAATCTTCCCCTGTCAAAAAACAGAGATGCCGGTTAAAGCATCCCCACAGAGTCGATTTTACCTCTCTTGTGTCAATCTCGGCAGCAGACCAGCAAAAGTCATCCCAAAGACAGAGCAAATATCGTCAACAATCAAAGTCATAAAACCGTTCTAAAAGCCTAGTAAACCCGAAAGATAGTCAGGAACGGGGAAACTTTGAGCCATCTTAAAATGAAATGAAAACAGATAAAACGCTGTAGAATAATTGAAGGTTATTTAAGAGATTTTTTCGGCTCTTTCCTGAATCCCAGACAGCCAGTTTTTGATCAGAGTCTGGGATAGGTGCGACAGTAAGGATTAAAAGTATCGTGATCAAGACAAACGATCAAATAGGCACAGATGACTAACTCCCACTATTGACAATATCCCTAAGCATCTAATCAAGGGGAAACATCGATCGATAATAATATGCTTTTGCCCTTGGCAAGTTCCAAAGCATAACAGAGATTGTCTCAAGCTGGTCCCGTTGCTAATACTTGCGGCGATTTTTCAGTAATCGGTAAAGATTAACCGGTAATCAGTCAACGGCAAACTCAAATCTGATCCTAAATCCGTTGAGTATAGGCTAGTTATCAGGATAGGCAAGAGGCAAGGGGCAAGAGGCAAAAGGAGGAATAGATAATCAGTCTTTAATAACTGGATTTAGTATGATAACTGATTCAAGATAGCTAAAAAAAACCCATCGCTCTACCATGCGTTTCAGACAAATTTTTATGCTCTTATTACATGACTGACAATATTTTGTAACAATCTATACTATCTTTCCCGTTGAAGACTGTAAATTTAAGTTAATTGCTTCGGTGATAACCCTGAAATAAAGTGATCTTTCTAGCCCAGATGACTAAAAACCGCCCCTATCTATCGACTCCTCAAAACTGTTATGCTTCTAGAAAAAATCTCTTAGACAAAAACTACTGCTAAATCTCCCCAGATGGAGAAGCAAAAGCGATCGAGAGATAAAAATAGTTAAAGCCTCCTTACTGAATCAACAGTTACTTGCAAGAAATCTTCTCGGTTATCACCGCGGGGGAAATAATGAGAATTTTTCACCGTTTCATCACCTTTGTTT contains the following coding sequences:
- a CDS encoding TIGR04168 family protein; this translates as MVSSFPRTYKIAVIGDVHDQWEIEDNLALEALQVDLALFVGDFGNESLEIVGRIASLSLPKAVILGNHDAWYSATSWGRKKCPYDRNQEDRVTAQLELLGVAHVGYSKLDLPSLQLSIVGGRPFTWGGSEWKNGEFFQERYNISSFAESTAKIIANIQDTAYNNLIFLGHNGPAGLGKEAEAICGRDWQPLGGDHGDPDLAAAIEQAQLLGKQVPLVSFGHMHHRLRHTTSRLRNPVVTSEMGTVYLNAASVPRILHSDRGKSRNFSLVTLEEGLVTEASLIWLNDNFEIISNRKLYHSGSSIDRLSPQSCYS
- a CDS encoding cysteine desulfurase family protein, with protein sequence MQIYLDYSATTPTHPQVIDRVATILRHHWGNPSSLHSWGQDTATVIEMAREQVAGLINANPDQIIFTSGGTEADNLAIIGVAQQYNRPRHIIISSVEHSAIAEPCKQLEQQGWQITRLPVNRQGRVNPLDLKAAIQSDTVLISIIYGQSEVGTLQPIEELGSIARERGVLFHTDAVQVAARCDIDVRKLPVDLLSLSSHKIYGMQGSGALYIRAGVDILPLLRGGGQEKGLRSGTQSVPAIASFGLAAELAQKDLISEKMRLMALRDRLFDLLADYPYLLPTGDRFYRLPHHVSFIVRPDDNSHITGKQLVRQLNLAGIGISSGAACHSGKLSPSPILKAMGYSDREALAGIRLTLGRDTSAADIDWTALVLKQVIDRCLSALIVSKS